Part of the Sulfurimonas denitrificans DSM 1251 genome is shown below.
CAATGTGTGAGCGAAACTCTATCCCATTTTCTGATGCTTTAGAGATATCACTAAGACTAAACGCCTGAAAACCGCCGCTATCTGTTAAAAAACTCTTTGGATATGTAGTAAAGCCATGAAGCTTGCCCATCTTCGCAACCGTCTCATCCCCAGGGCGAAGATACATGTGGTAAGTATTTGCCAAAATTATCTCAGCACCAAGGAGATCTAAAACATCCTCCATATCAAGAGCCTTCACGCTCCCAAGAGTCCCAACAGGCATAAAAACAGGAGTTTTAATAGTTGAGTGAGCAGTTTTAATGGTACAAGCACGAGCATTTTTTGAAGTAGCTTCTAAAGTAAATTCCATAAATATTATTCCTAAAGCATATAATTTTTTGACATTATAACATTAACTGAAATTTCTGGCTTCTATGCTCTGCTTGGGATAGTATGTCTTGGTTTATTATTTTGTTCTGACAGATCGCTGACACTATTTTTTTTTATAGCATTGAAACTATTATGCTAATATATTATCAGAGTGTAATTTTTTAACTATCCTCGCTCCCAAGTTGCGAGACAGTGAAAGAACTTTAGAACGAGGAGAAGTAGAACTTAGCAAACGAGGAATATAGTAACAAAATAGATTAAGTACACTTAGGGTAAAATCCACGAAAATTTTTCTAAAAGGTCTATTTATGGCAACTATTGGAATGGGTGATATCAAAAAGAATATTCGTCTTATTATTGGTGAAGTACCTTGTAAAGTTATTGAGTTTCAACATGTAAAACCAGGTAAAGGTGCTGCATTTGTTCGTATGAAAGCGAAGAGTTTTCTTAATGGAAGAGTTTTTGAGAAGACTGTCCATGCTGGGGATAAGTTTGAAGTTCCTGAGATAACTTTTAAAACTATGCAGTATCTTTATGATGATGGCGAGCAGTATCAGTTTATGGATAATGATAGTTATGAGCAGATTGGTCTTAGCTATGAGCAGTGCGATGACGCTTCAAAATGGTTTAAAGATGGAATCCAAGTTGATATGATTTTTTACAAAGGAAATGCCATCTCTGTAAGTGCTCCTGAAGTTATGGAACTACTTATCACAGATACTCCTCCAAACTTCAAAGGTGATACTTCAAGTGGAAGTAAGAAACCTGCAACGCTAGAGACTGGCGCAGTTGTTCAAGTACCTTACCATGTTCTTGAGGGCGACACAATCAGAGTAAATACTGTTGATTGTGAATATCTAGAAAAAGTAAAATAACTACTTTTATATAGTTCTGATACGATAACTTTCGTATCAGTATCTAAAAATCTCTAATTTAACTTAAATTAAGTAAAAAAAAATAATTAATAGATATAATAAATTTTTTCTTAAATAATTTTATATTTGGATTTTAATATGCCTAAAACATTAAAAAATTTTATATTTTCAATTAACATCGTTTTGCTCTCGTCCCTCTTTATAGTTGTTTTACTCTTTACCTCATATCTTCATACTAAATTAGCACAAGAAAATGCAATAAAACACTCAAATATAGTTTCAAATCAGATATTCTCATCTATGTATCAAGTTATGAAAAAAGGGTGGAGCAGAGAAGATTTAAATGAGTTTATGTACTCTATAGAAGAGAATTTTGATGATAGTTACTCTGTTAATATCTATCGTGGAGATAAAATCAAAGAGCTCTTTGGTGAAGTTGAAGAGAAACAAAAAGATGATCTAGCTGCTTCTGTAATGAAAAGTGGTAAAAAATTTACATCTAGCGATATGGGGAAACTTAGAAATATTTTGCCATTAATTGCAAAAACAGAGTGCTTAAGCTGTCATGTTAATGCAAAAGAGGGAGATACGCTAGGTGTTATTGATGTTGAGCAGGATTTCGTTGAAATCATAAAAGAGACATTTTTAAATTATGTCTATTTTTTCCTTATTGTTCTGCCTATATTTATCTTAGGAGCGTATATTAGCTCTAGATATACTACTTCAAAGATAACTGATTCACTCAAACTCTTTAACGCAAAAGTGGAGGGAATTAACTCACTTAATGATTTTAAAGAGTTTGATCCTACTGAGATTGACCTTAGATTTGATGAAGTTAATGCAATTATAATTAATGTCAATGAACTGGCTAAAAAACTAAGAACAATTGCAGTTGATAAAGACCTCTTAGAGTTTGAGGTACAGCTTTTGGATAAGTTTATAATCACCTCAGAGGTTGTAAGGGATTGGCGTGATTTTATAAATGAGCTCTTAATTGATATAAATAAAGTTATGCAGACATATACTCTTATGACTATTTTTAGAATTGGAGACGATCAGTTTGAAGTTGATATTTTTTGGCATGGAATACCAGATTTAGATGTCAAAGAGAAGTTTGAAGAGTATGTAAGGGTATCGGTTGAGAGTAGCAACCACTTTTTAGGATATACAGACTATACAATTCGTCACAACATATCTGAATACAAGATGCATATAGATATAAAAGATTATGAAAAATTTGCGCATAGAACAAAATCGTTATTTTTAGATACTCCTAAAATAGGCGGTATAGTTGGGTTGAGTGTCCAATCAGAGATGGCATCAGATCCAATAAAACATATAGTAATTGATAGTATTTTGACAACTATGGCAAATCTTGTTGGAAGCGTTAAAGCCATAAATAAATATACAAACGATTTGGAATATTATGCTGCGCATGATCCGCTAACATCTCTCTTTAACCAGAGAGTTTTTATAGACTTTTTAGAGTATGAGATAAAGCGTGCAGAGTCACATAACTATGAGTTTGCTCTTATGGTTATAGATTGCGATAACTTTAAACCGATAAATGATAAATATGGGCATGCTTTTGGAGACCAATTTTTACAAGAGTTCTCAAGAGTTCTTTTTGAGTCAAAAAGAAATGAGGATATTCTATCTCGTTATGGCGGTGATGAGTTTACTTTGATTTTACCTGAATGCGGTTTGGAATGCGCTCTTGCTGTCGCACATAAAATTGCAAGAGCTATAGAGGATTTTAAACTATTGACTGCGGATGGAAACTATACAGGAGTTACTGTCTCTATTGGAATATCTATATATCCAGAACATGCAAAAACTCAAAAAGAGTTATTTTTAATAGCTGATGGAATGATGTACAAAGCTAAAGAGGATGGCAAAAACAGCATAAGAGTTCCATCAGGCGATGATATTATATCTGTAGTAAAAGAGCAAAAAGCAAAGAGTGTACTTCTGATGGATGCTGTTGCAAATAATCGTATAGTTCCATATTTTCAACCTATTCAAACCACAGCGAGCGGCAAAAATGAAATTCATGAACTTCTTATGAGAATAGAAGTAGATGGAAGGGTTGTATCTGCTTATGAGTTTATAGAGGTTGCTGAGAGCATGAGTATCATAAACCGTATGGATTTAATGGTTATAGAAAATGCGTTTATTAAAATTAAACAAGAGAATTACAGTGGTATCTTATTTATAAACCTCTCTCCTAAATCTTTGGTTGTTGGCAATTATGCAGATGCTATTACTAAGCTTATAAAAGAGTATGATATTTCAAAAGACAATATTGTTTTTGAAATTACTGAGAGAGAGACTGTTAAAAACTTCTCACTTTTAGAAAAATTTGTAATAAATCTTAAAATGGCTGGTTATAAATTTGCTATTGATGATTTTGGATCTGGATTTTCATCGTTTCACTATATTAAGAAGTTTCCTATTGATTATCTTAAAATTGATGGTGAGTTTATTATCAATATCAATAAAGATAAAAAAGACAGAGCTTTTGTAAATAGTATCTTAACTCTTGCAAAAGAGCTAAATGTTAAGACTGTTGCAGAGTATGTTGAGGATGAAGAGATAGTTAAAACACTAAGAGAAATGGGTGTTGATTATCTTCAAGGTTTCCACATAGGAAGACCGCAAAAGAGCTTTACAATCAGAGATTAAACTCATTTTTACTATAATCATAAGCTTTAAACAATAAGTAAAAAAGGTTATAAAAATGAGTCCTCAACCATTTACCCATCTCCATCTTCATACAGAATACTCTCTTCTTGATGGTGCAAATAAACTAACAAATTTGGTAAAGCAGGTAAAAGAGCTTGGTATGACGAGTGTTGCTATGACAGATCATGGCAATATGTTTGGAGCGATTGATTTTTATCAGCAGATGCGAGCCGCTGGGATAAAGCCTATTATCGGGATGGAAGGTTACATTCATAATGGCGGGAGCATGGATGATAAAAGCTCAAAGCAGAGATTTCATATCTGTCTGTTTGCAAAAAACCAAAAAGGTTATGAAAATCTCATGTACCTCTCTTCAAAAGCTTTCATAGAGGGCTTTTACTACTTCCCACGTATAAATAAAAATGAGCTAAGAGCGCATAGTGAGGGGCTTATATGCACCTCTGCATGTCTTCAAGGCGAGGTAAATTGGCACCTAAACCTATCAAATGAGAGAAATGTTAAAAACGGCGCTCTTGGATATGATGGTGCAAAAGCCGTTGCTCTGGAGTACAAAGAGATATTTGGGGATGATTTTTATTTAGAGCTTATGCGTCATGGGATTGGCGATCAGCTCTTTATAGATGAGCAGGTGTTAAAACTATCTAAAGAGTTAGATATAAAAGTAGTAGCTACAAATGATACACACTATACATTTGCAGAAGATGCACAGTATCATGAAGCTTTTATGTGTATAGGAATGAATAAACTCTACGACGACCCAAACCGTATGCGTCACTCTGTTCATGAGTTTTATCTAAAGAGCCCAGCACAGATGGCGATGCTTTTTGCAGATATTCCTGAAGCTATTGAACATACACAAGAGATAGTTGAGAAGTGCAACTTAGAGCTAAAATTGGGCGACCCAGTTCCTCCAAACTTTAAATTTTCTGCAGAGTATGCACGAAATGATGGGTTAGAGATAAATGGTAGTGATAAGAATGAGATTGATGCTGAGTATTTTGTTTACCGCTGCAAAATAGGGCTTGAGCATCGTTTAGCACATGTAGCCGAGGAGAAACATCAAGAGTATAGAGATAGATTAGATTTTGAGATGAATGTCATAAACTCTATGAAGTTTCCTGGTTACATGTTAATCGTTTGGGATTTTGTCAAAGTTGCCAAAGAGAAGGGCATTGCCGTTGGTCCAGGGCGAGGAAGTGCGGCTGGGAGTTTGGTTGCTTATTCGCTTGAGATTACAGATATTGACCCGATGAAGTATGATTTGCTTTTTGAGAGATTTTTAAATCCTGAGCGTGTAAGTATGCCCGATATCGATATGGACTTTATGCAGGCTCGTCGAGGTGAAGTAATAGATTATGTGGTAGAGAAATATGGACGAAATCAAGTAGCGCAAATTATCACTTTTGGTTCACTTTTGGCAAAAGGAGTAATCCGTGATGTTGCTAGAGTTTTGGATATGCCACTCTCAGAGGCTGACAAAATGGCAAAACTCGTTCCCGATGAGCTTGGAATCACGCTAAATGGAAGAACAAAAAATGGAGAGTTTATAGCTGGAGCTTTTCAAAAAGAGCCAAAATTAAAAGAGTTAATAGATAGTGATGCAAATGCTGCAAGAGTTTGGGAGTTTGCAAAAAAACTTGAAGGATTAAAGAGAAATTCTGGTATTCATGCCGCTGGAGTAGTTATATCAAACGAAGAGTTATGGAAAAAAACGCCTATTTATAAGCCCTCAGGCGAGGATGTTTTTGTAACTCAGTACTCTCTAAACTACCTTGAAGATGTTGATTTAATCAAGTTTGACTTCTTGGGTTTAAAAACTCTTGATGTAATCGATAACGCTATCAAGCTTATAAAGTTTCGTTA
Proteins encoded:
- the efp gene encoding elongation factor P — its product is MATIGMGDIKKNIRLIIGEVPCKVIEFQHVKPGKGAAFVRMKAKSFLNGRVFEKTVHAGDKFEVPEITFKTMQYLYDDGEQYQFMDNDSYEQIGLSYEQCDDASKWFKDGIQVDMIFYKGNAISVSAPEVMELLITDTPPNFKGDTSSGSKKPATLETGAVVQVPYHVLEGDTIRVNTVDCEYLEKVK
- a CDS encoding putative bifunctional diguanylate cyclase/phosphodiesterase — its product is MPKTLKNFIFSINIVLLSSLFIVVLLFTSYLHTKLAQENAIKHSNIVSNQIFSSMYQVMKKGWSREDLNEFMYSIEENFDDSYSVNIYRGDKIKELFGEVEEKQKDDLAASVMKSGKKFTSSDMGKLRNILPLIAKTECLSCHVNAKEGDTLGVIDVEQDFVEIIKETFLNYVYFFLIVLPIFILGAYISSRYTTSKITDSLKLFNAKVEGINSLNDFKEFDPTEIDLRFDEVNAIIINVNELAKKLRTIAVDKDLLEFEVQLLDKFIITSEVVRDWRDFINELLIDINKVMQTYTLMTIFRIGDDQFEVDIFWHGIPDLDVKEKFEEYVRVSVESSNHFLGYTDYTIRHNISEYKMHIDIKDYEKFAHRTKSLFLDTPKIGGIVGLSVQSEMASDPIKHIVIDSILTTMANLVGSVKAINKYTNDLEYYAAHDPLTSLFNQRVFIDFLEYEIKRAESHNYEFALMVIDCDNFKPINDKYGHAFGDQFLQEFSRVLFESKRNEDILSRYGGDEFTLILPECGLECALAVAHKIARAIEDFKLLTADGNYTGVTVSIGISIYPEHAKTQKELFLIADGMMYKAKEDGKNSIRVPSGDDIISVVKEQKAKSVLLMDAVANNRIVPYFQPIQTTASGKNEIHELLMRIEVDGRVVSAYEFIEVAESMSIINRMDLMVIENAFIKIKQENYSGILFINLSPKSLVVGNYADAITKLIKEYDISKDNIVFEITERETVKNFSLLEKFVINLKMAGYKFAIDDFGSGFSSFHYIKKFPIDYLKIDGEFIININKDKKDRAFVNSILTLAKELNVKTVAEYVEDEEIVKTLREMGVDYLQGFHIGRPQKSFTIRD
- the dnaE gene encoding DNA polymerase III subunit alpha, whose product is MSPQPFTHLHLHTEYSLLDGANKLTNLVKQVKELGMTSVAMTDHGNMFGAIDFYQQMRAAGIKPIIGMEGYIHNGGSMDDKSSKQRFHICLFAKNQKGYENLMYLSSKAFIEGFYYFPRINKNELRAHSEGLICTSACLQGEVNWHLNLSNERNVKNGALGYDGAKAVALEYKEIFGDDFYLELMRHGIGDQLFIDEQVLKLSKELDIKVVATNDTHYTFAEDAQYHEAFMCIGMNKLYDDPNRMRHSVHEFYLKSPAQMAMLFADIPEAIEHTQEIVEKCNLELKLGDPVPPNFKFSAEYARNDGLEINGSDKNEIDAEYFVYRCKIGLEHRLAHVAEEKHQEYRDRLDFEMNVINSMKFPGYMLIVWDFVKVAKEKGIAVGPGRGSAAGSLVAYSLEITDIDPMKYDLLFERFLNPERVSMPDIDMDFMQARRGEVIDYVVEKYGRNQVAQIITFGSLLAKGVIRDVARVLDMPLSEADKMAKLVPDELGITLNGRTKNGEFIAGAFQKEPKLKELIDSDANAARVWEFAKKLEGLKRNSGIHAAGVVISNEELWKKTPIYKPSGEDVFVTQYSLNYLEDVDLIKFDFLGLKTLDVIDNAIKLIKFRYNKDVIWHEIDENDPKVYDVIRGGNTVGMFQIESSGMQDLNKQLKPDSFEDLIAVLALYRPGPMESGMLKSFIERKHGREKIEYTFDSMEPILKNTYGVIVYQEQVMQIVQTVGGFSLGYSDIIRRSMGKKKDMSVYNDEFAKGAQSQGLDYAEASKLFDIIEKFAGYGFNKSHSAAYAMITFQTAWLKTYYPNEFMAALLTSDKDNTDKVVRYIDETKRMGIELSPPDICDSQLEFSAITKDNREIVLFGLGAIKGVGEAAVLSILETRADGGEFKSLEDFVNRIEPSKVNKRVVESIIKAGGFDRFGFSRKALLDQIEKIVDTAKDASMAKKNAVGSLFGDDSEITSVELKLSNSPEYELKEILEFEKETIGFYISGHPLDEFRDKLDELDYTLSSELESVKDGTYAIFIGKIEEIVKKTSKKGSQFGIVNLMDFHGNIELMLFSDKVDELQSMNLNEPIAFKVKVTHTDMFTRTSVSKIMTLKEAKKETQKTKKEVREAPLEPQEPINLAIRLDTNMRVLEDLYQLIRQNSGNRELKITIISKLQNIVIESAIRVDSKIITLLEGNESVDILVS